From a region of the Haloferax volcanii DS2 genome:
- a CDS encoding glutamate-cysteine ligase family protein encodes MSESASDPLRRSIEVEYWVVEEDGSFTDPGGLVDASPGAEREFVEPVLEVKTTPCGSAAELRQELYERLGDVLSRAEEVGKRLVPLATPVSDETVTELESDRTRIQNRVVGSDFQYARHCVGTHVHVEQRPGREIDQYNALVALDPALALVNSSPYYDGKRLAAGARSKLYRRMTYDDVPHQGRLWRYADDTREWSRRLERRFEEFLVRAEEEGVDRATIEANFDPESAIWTPVQLRAEFGTVEWRSPDCSLPSDALRLANSVADVVKRLDDATLRIDGDSGRVTDDRVVLPEFDAVLRYVNAAIEDGLDSETVRSYLDRMGFDVGAYSPVSHEIDGRETVTAAEARELRLTHADRLERDVRNAVRQRE; translated from the coding sequence ATGTCTGAGTCGGCCTCGGACCCGCTCCGGCGAAGTATCGAAGTCGAGTACTGGGTCGTCGAGGAAGACGGGTCGTTCACCGACCCGGGTGGGCTCGTCGACGCCTCACCCGGGGCCGAACGGGAGTTCGTCGAGCCGGTGTTGGAGGTGAAGACGACGCCGTGCGGTTCGGCCGCCGAGCTGCGCCAAGAGCTGTACGAACGGCTCGGCGACGTGCTCTCGCGGGCCGAGGAAGTCGGCAAGCGACTCGTCCCGCTCGCCACGCCGGTCAGCGACGAGACGGTGACGGAACTGGAGAGCGACCGGACGCGCATCCAGAACCGCGTCGTCGGGTCGGACTTCCAGTACGCGCGGCACTGCGTGGGGACGCACGTCCACGTCGAACAGCGCCCCGGCCGCGAAATCGACCAGTACAACGCGCTCGTGGCGCTGGACCCCGCGCTGGCGCTCGTGAACTCCTCGCCGTACTACGACGGGAAGCGGTTGGCGGCGGGCGCGCGGTCGAAGCTGTACCGCCGGATGACCTACGACGACGTGCCACATCAGGGTCGGCTGTGGCGCTACGCCGACGACACGCGGGAGTGGTCGCGCCGCCTCGAACGCCGGTTCGAGGAGTTCCTCGTGCGCGCCGAGGAGGAGGGCGTCGACCGGGCGACCATCGAGGCGAACTTCGACCCCGAGAGCGCGATTTGGACGCCGGTGCAACTCAGGGCCGAGTTCGGCACGGTCGAGTGGCGCTCGCCGGACTGTTCGCTCCCGAGCGACGCGCTCAGGCTGGCGAACAGCGTCGCGGACGTGGTGAAACGCCTCGACGACGCGACGCTCAGAATCGACGGCGACAGCGGGCGCGTGACGGACGACCGGGTCGTGCTCCCCGAGTTCGACGCGGTGCTCCGGTACGTCAACGCCGCCATCGAGGACGGCCTCGACTCCGAGACGGTGCGGTCGTATCTCGACCGGATGGGGTTCGACGTGGGTGCGTACAGCCCGGTGTCGCACGAAATCGACGGCCGCGAGACGGTCACGGCCGCGGAGGCGCGGGAGCTGCGACTGACCCACGCCGACCGGCTCGAACGGGACGTTCGGAACGCGGTCCGGCAACGAGAGTGA
- the cetZ2 gene encoding tubulin-like protein CetZ2 yields MKTVLIGVGQAGGKLASALQSFDRQTGFGAVLDAVAVNTAKADLQSLPVETVLIGQDRVNGHGVGGDNELGAAVMESDQTEVMSALDGRVTAEAESIFVVAGLGGGSGSGGAPVLAKALAGVYDVPVYVLGILPGADEGALYQVNAGRSLKTVAREADAVLLVDNDAFRSAGESMSEGYDAINEAIARRVGLLLAAGEATEGVGESVVDTSEVINTLRSGGIAALGYASAEASPNAEDNINAVMSTTRRAVLTGTSLPDASDADAALVVIAGEPDTIPRKGVERARRWVEDETGSMQVRGGDFPLESGRLASLVLLGGVERSERVESFMERAREAIDKAETEPREDPKGMWHSDDLDDLL; encoded by the coding sequence ATGAAAACCGTCCTGATTGGTGTGGGGCAAGCGGGTGGGAAGCTCGCGTCGGCGCTCCAGTCGTTCGACCGGCAGACGGGCTTCGGCGCGGTGCTCGACGCGGTCGCGGTGAACACCGCGAAAGCGGACCTCCAGTCACTTCCCGTCGAAACCGTGCTCATCGGCCAAGACCGCGTCAACGGCCACGGTGTCGGCGGCGACAACGAACTCGGAGCCGCGGTCATGGAGTCGGACCAGACCGAGGTCATGTCCGCCCTCGACGGCCGCGTGACGGCCGAGGCGGAGTCGATTTTCGTCGTCGCCGGCCTCGGCGGCGGCTCCGGGTCCGGCGGCGCGCCCGTCCTCGCGAAGGCGCTCGCCGGCGTCTACGACGTGCCGGTGTACGTCCTCGGCATCCTGCCCGGGGCGGACGAAGGGGCGCTGTATCAGGTGAACGCCGGCCGGTCGCTCAAGACCGTCGCCCGCGAGGCCGACGCCGTCCTCCTCGTCGACAACGACGCGTTCCGCTCGGCCGGCGAATCGATGAGCGAGGGCTACGACGCCATCAACGAGGCCATCGCTCGCCGCGTCGGCTTGCTTCTCGCGGCCGGCGAAGCCACCGAGGGCGTCGGCGAGAGCGTCGTCGACACCTCCGAGGTCATCAACACCCTCCGTTCGGGCGGTATCGCCGCGCTCGGCTACGCGAGCGCCGAGGCCTCTCCGAACGCCGAGGACAACATCAACGCGGTCATGAGCACGACCCGCCGGGCCGTCCTGACGGGGACGAGCCTGCCCGACGCGAGCGACGCGGACGCCGCGCTGGTCGTCATCGCCGGCGAGCCCGACACCATCCCGCGGAAGGGCGTCGAGCGAGCGCGTCGCTGGGTCGAAGACGAGACCGGCAGTATGCAGGTCCGCGGCGGCGACTTCCCGCTGGAGAGCGGCCGACTCGCGTCGCTCGTCCTCCTCGGCGGCGTCGAGCGCTCCGAGCGGGTCGAGTCGTTCATGGAGCGCGCCCGCGAGGCCATCGACAAGGCGGAGACCGAACCCCGAGAAGACCCCAAAGGGATGTGGCACAGCGACGACCTCGACGACCTGCTGTGA
- a CDS encoding DUF7310 family coiled-coil domain-containing protein has protein sequence MTTDPTRSDAAVDTELGSPASSASPTADRTADRTADLAARLDAVERTITDGDADFSSLEDLAAIERRVTELESAVESLTDRLDEMDAATQAMRGYLGGVRAVNEDVERRANAALAKAESLESELVDETASPAPSRSTDAPASEAASHAGRTTDGGDGSGSQRAAETGLGTGTAAPSPESRTAPDSGAPTDSRGDSADRGLAARLRDAL, from the coding sequence ATGACGACCGACCCAACTCGCTCCGACGCCGCTGTCGACACCGAACTCGGTTCGCCCGCTTCCAGCGCCTCGCCCACGGCGGACCGTACGGCCGACCGCACCGCCGACCTCGCCGCGCGACTCGACGCGGTCGAGCGCACCATCACCGACGGCGACGCCGACTTCTCGTCGCTCGAAGACCTCGCGGCCATCGAACGCCGGGTCACCGAACTCGAATCGGCGGTCGAGTCGCTCACCGACCGCCTCGACGAGATGGACGCCGCGACGCAGGCGATGCGCGGCTACCTCGGCGGCGTCCGCGCGGTCAACGAAGACGTCGAACGCCGGGCGAACGCCGCGCTCGCCAAGGCCGAGTCGCTCGAATCGGAACTCGTCGACGAGACGGCGTCGCCCGCGCCCTCGCGGTCGACCGACGCGCCCGCCTCGGAAGCGGCGTCCCACGCCGGACGGACTACCGACGGTGGTGACGGTAGTGGCTCCCAGCGCGCCGCGGAGACCGGTCTCGGCACCGGCACCGCCGCCCCCTCACCCGAGTCTCGCACCGCCCCCGATTCCGGCGCACCCACCGATTCCCGCGGCGACTCCGCCGACCGTGGACTGGCCGCCCGCCTCCGCGACGCGCTGTGA
- a CDS encoding DUF7311 family protein — translation MIRVVLTCLLAVAIAGVVFPAADAARADATTVKIGSLADDIAHAATTLSAAEDPTPAGVAGAQRHVVLDVPSGSWRAAGVSNLTVRGGDGVELSASVTAGSTVVRRVGGPRTRVAGDRLALGPGEHRLRLTLEAAAGGSVVVIAPATANQSAA, via the coding sequence GTGATTCGCGTCGTTCTGACGTGTCTGCTCGCGGTCGCCATCGCGGGCGTCGTTTTCCCGGCGGCCGACGCGGCGAGAGCGGACGCGACCACGGTCAAAATCGGCTCGCTGGCCGACGATATCGCGCACGCCGCCACGACGCTTTCGGCCGCGGAAGACCCGACGCCGGCCGGCGTCGCGGGCGCGCAGCGGCACGTCGTCCTCGACGTTCCGTCCGGGTCGTGGCGGGCCGCCGGTGTCTCCAACCTCACGGTTCGCGGCGGCGACGGCGTCGAACTGTCGGCGAGTGTCACCGCCGGCTCGACTGTCGTCCGTCGCGTCGGCGGTCCTCGGACTCGCGTCGCCGGTGACCGACTCGCCCTCGGACCGGGCGAGCATCGACTCAGGCTGACGCTCGAAGCCGCTGCGGGCGGTTCTGTCGTCGTCATCGCCCCCGCGACGGCCAACCAGTCGGCGGCGTAG
- a CDS encoding ATPase, T2SS/T4P/T4SS family gives MPLGSPSIDSLSETVAAALPDALGDRLADATGSQRDSRDSAGDCGCEPAFSTPTDRPDDDTVTLAVDAGDCPHRGSLSTSAPCRAAVVEALETRDADRLVVRADGLERRYDADATGLLVAAGRFAERVRFRDDRLADRARDDPLGAAHEATGRAGPVRRAAVETGLAEGASRSADYGDALRAVVGPTLARSRVDPRPPADGRLVEATDLDTGAVARRYECPRDPVYHLTPPESTLDQRAARTLEAAHDRLARGIVDAGPRAPGRAVRLAADADAPVETLAAILAKHTTGNGVLDDLFSDPAVSDVYVSTPADENPIRVVADGVSMPTNVRLAPGGAESLASRLRRVSGASFSRADPTLDTVVEAGGANVRVAGVTAPASDGLGFAFRRHDETPLTLPALVANGTLSADAATLCSLAVERGASVLVAGSRGAGKTTFLGSLLWELPRDVRTVLIEDTPELPASSLLDADRDVQSLRTDTTGGPEPTPQEALHAALRLGDGALALGEVRGEEAAVLYEAMRVGANANAVLGTIHGDGAADVRERVVSDLGVPASSFAATDLVVTCEHADEHRVARVEEVRPVGDDAAFETLFEHDGRALEPTGSVARGDSLAVESLARPGESYADVLDALDARATHLASLAETERTAPDDLAAARAERGSGC, from the coding sequence ATGCCCCTCGGCTCACCTTCCATCGACTCCCTCTCCGAAACCGTCGCCGCGGCGCTCCCGGACGCGCTCGGCGACCGGCTCGCCGACGCGACCGGCAGCCAGCGCGACTCCCGTGACTCCGCCGGCGACTGCGGCTGTGAACCCGCCTTCTCGACGCCCACCGACCGCCCCGACGACGACACCGTGACGCTCGCGGTCGACGCCGGCGACTGCCCGCACCGCGGGTCGCTCTCGACTTCGGCCCCCTGCCGCGCGGCGGTCGTCGAGGCGCTCGAAACCCGCGACGCCGACCGACTCGTCGTCCGCGCCGACGGACTCGAACGCCGGTACGACGCCGACGCGACCGGCTTGCTCGTCGCCGCCGGCCGGTTCGCAGAGCGCGTCCGCTTCCGCGACGACCGCCTCGCAGACCGCGCCCGCGATGACCCGCTCGGAGCCGCCCACGAGGCGACGGGTCGCGCCGGGCCGGTCCGCCGCGCCGCCGTCGAGACCGGGCTCGCGGAGGGCGCGTCCCGAAGCGCCGACTACGGCGACGCACTCCGGGCGGTGGTCGGACCGACGCTCGCACGCTCTCGCGTCGACCCCCGTCCACCGGCCGACGGGCGACTCGTCGAGGCGACCGACCTCGACACCGGCGCAGTCGCCCGCCGCTACGAGTGCCCGCGCGACCCCGTCTACCATCTCACGCCGCCCGAATCGACGCTCGACCAGCGCGCCGCGCGGACGCTCGAAGCCGCCCACGACCGACTCGCCCGCGGCATCGTCGACGCCGGCCCCCGCGCGCCGGGTCGCGCCGTCCGACTCGCCGCGGACGCGGACGCCCCGGTCGAGACGCTCGCGGCGATTCTGGCGAAGCACACCACGGGTAACGGCGTTCTCGACGACCTGTTTTCGGACCCCGCGGTCTCGGACGTGTACGTCTCGACGCCCGCCGACGAGAACCCGATTCGCGTCGTCGCCGACGGCGTCTCGATGCCGACGAACGTCCGCCTCGCGCCCGGCGGCGCGGAGTCGCTCGCCTCCCGCCTGCGACGCGTGAGCGGCGCGTCGTTCTCCCGCGCCGACCCGACGCTCGACACCGTCGTCGAGGCCGGCGGCGCGAACGTCCGGGTCGCGGGCGTGACCGCGCCCGCCAGCGACGGACTGGGCTTCGCGTTCCGCCGCCACGACGAGACGCCGCTGACGCTCCCCGCGCTCGTCGCCAACGGGACGCTGTCGGCCGACGCCGCGACGCTCTGCTCGCTCGCGGTCGAACGCGGGGCCTCGGTCCTCGTCGCCGGCTCCCGCGGGGCCGGCAAGACGACGTTCCTCGGCTCGCTCCTGTGGGAACTCCCGCGCGACGTTCGCACGGTGCTCATCGAGGACACGCCGGAGCTGCCGGCGTCGAGCCTGCTTGACGCCGACCGCGACGTACAGTCGCTCCGAACCGACACGACCGGTGGCCCGGAGCCGACGCCGCAGGAGGCGCTCCACGCGGCGCTCCGACTGGGCGACGGCGCGCTCGCGCTCGGCGAAGTCCGGGGCGAGGAGGCCGCCGTCCTCTACGAGGCGATGCGCGTGGGCGCGAACGCCAACGCGGTCCTCGGAACCATTCACGGCGACGGGGCCGCCGACGTGCGCGAGCGCGTCGTCTCCGACCTCGGCGTCCCGGCGTCGTCGTTCGCCGCCACCGACCTCGTCGTCACCTGCGAACACGCTGACGAACACCGCGTCGCCCGCGTGGAAGAGGTCCGCCCCGTCGGCGACGACGCGGCGTTCGAGACGCTGTTCGAACACGACGGGCGCGCCCTCGAACCCACGGGGTCGGTCGCGCGCGGCGACAGCCTCGCGGTCGAATCCCTGGCCCGCCCCGGCGAGTCGTACGCGGACGTGCTCGATGCGCTCGACGCCCGCGCCACTCACCTCGCCTCGCTCGCCGAGACGGAGCGGACGGCTCCAGACGACCTCGCCGCGGCCCGCGCGGAGCGTGGTTCGGGATGCTGA
- a CDS encoding DUF7283 family protein — MLDAPLDTLYTWTALSVAATVLIGTVAGLPVTPAPDASGVADAVDTVAVADYDATAEHDLDADAVRIGPHRIGLRNDGGAAHATFGFGPVTPVTPDSRLGSVARGAPPSAVFDTAAEFDAAAETARDRDASWRPASELLVVRHVSWEGTDVTVVSA, encoded by the coding sequence ATGCTCGACGCACCGCTCGATACGCTTTACACGTGGACCGCGCTCTCGGTGGCCGCGACCGTCCTCATCGGGACGGTCGCCGGCCTCCCGGTGACGCCCGCACCCGACGCCTCGGGGGTCGCGGACGCCGTCGATACCGTGGCCGTCGCCGACTACGACGCGACCGCCGAACACGACCTCGACGCCGACGCCGTCCGCATCGGCCCGCACCGCATCGGGCTCCGAAACGACGGCGGTGCGGCGCACGCCACGTTCGGATTCGGCCCGGTCACGCCGGTAACTCCCGACTCTCGACTCGGCTCGGTCGCCCGCGGCGCACCCCCGAGCGCCGTCTTCGACACGGCCGCCGAGTTCGACGCCGCGGCCGAGACCGCACGCGACCGGGACGCCTCGTGGCGGCCCGCCAGCGAACTGCTCGTCGTCCGCCACGTCAGTTGGGAGGGAACGGATGTCACCGTCGTCTCGGCGTAG
- a CDS encoding DUF7285 family protein: MSPSSRRRAQASPVAALTALLVVCAAISGYATVLDESMPTADRDLASATLSNVESALEDDSGVVVLSRLSDARDACPDGFSCRVVVAVDDDRRAVGPDAPADADTDSTRVTVRAEPGRVGFGTLRVEVWR, translated from the coding sequence ATGTCACCGTCGTCTCGGCGTAGAGCACAGGCCTCGCCCGTCGCCGCGCTCACCGCGTTGCTCGTCGTCTGCGCGGCGATTTCGGGCTACGCGACGGTGCTCGACGAGTCGATGCCGACCGCCGACCGCGACCTCGCGTCCGCGACCCTGTCGAACGTCGAGTCCGCGCTCGAAGACGACTCGGGCGTCGTCGTCCTCTCACGGCTCTCCGACGCCCGTGACGCCTGTCCGGACGGCTTTTCCTGCCGCGTCGTCGTCGCCGTCGACGACGACCGCCGCGCCGTCGGCCCCGACGCGCCCGCCGACGCCGACACCGATTCGACTCGGGTCACCGTCCGCGCCGAGCCCGGACGCGTCGGCTTCGGCACGCTCCGCGTCGAGGTGTGGCGATGA
- a CDS encoding DUF7284 family protein — protein MTDLVFDVTVCLLLVSASIGLVVTADAGADTGLNGDAAVDADGVASSLATSTATVNYSLSPGVDAADPSLLDADDIDARELERTAHGSLAGLLARSTLGAVTVDGVRLTRARDDFRKRAAARVASELPTRGVSVAVSWTPFPGSSVRANDTLGPEPPSSATVHSATLDVPSGFPAAREDAIAASDDGFDAVARLVADRTVAGLFPPTLARLALRGDEPVSTLMAHRYERAGALAGASVAPEVAREETRAANADLAAALNPRFAKTMRARYDTPRAAAEAVSVGRVTVVVRTWSP, from the coding sequence ATGACCGACCTCGTCTTCGACGTGACGGTGTGTCTACTCCTCGTGAGCGCGAGCATCGGCCTCGTCGTCACCGCGGACGCCGGCGCGGACACCGGCCTCAACGGCGATGCCGCCGTCGACGCCGACGGGGTCGCCTCGTCGCTGGCCACGAGCACCGCGACGGTCAACTACTCGCTTTCACCCGGCGTCGACGCGGCCGACCCGTCGTTGCTCGATGCCGACGACATCGACGCCCGCGAACTCGAACGGACCGCCCACGGCAGCCTCGCCGGACTCCTCGCCCGCTCGACGCTCGGCGCAGTCACCGTCGATGGCGTTCGCCTGACCCGCGCCCGCGACGACTTCCGGAAGCGGGCCGCCGCCCGCGTCGCCTCCGAACTCCCGACGCGCGGCGTCTCCGTCGCCGTCTCGTGGACGCCGTTCCCCGGTTCGTCCGTCCGCGCGAACGACACGCTCGGTCCCGAGCCGCCGTCCTCGGCGACGGTTCACTCCGCGACGCTCGACGTGCCGAGCGGGTTCCCCGCAGCGCGCGAAGACGCCATCGCCGCCAGCGACGACGGCTTCGACGCCGTCGCTCGGCTCGTCGCGGACCGGACTGTCGCCGGGCTGTTCCCGCCGACGCTCGCCCGGCTCGCGCTCCGCGGCGACGAGCCGGTATCGACGCTGATGGCTCACCGCTACGAGCGGGCCGGCGCGCTGGCGGGGGCCTCCGTCGCGCCCGAGGTCGCCCGCGAGGAGACTCGCGCCGCCAACGCCGACCTCGCCGCGGCGCTGAATCCGCGGTTCGCAAAGACGATGCGCGCCCGGTACGACACCCCGCGCGCCGCCGCCGAGGCCGTCTCCGTGGGACGCGTCACCGTCGTCGTCAGGACGTGGTCGCCGTGA
- a CDS encoding DUF7286 family protein has protein sequence MVAVRLAADDRGRVPFALLGVLLLVGSATFSGALSAHDPVADRRVDDAMDRATAQADAAVRAAVGDAAREAAANPVTSPANTTAGRLLSDEHTFRDYLRLRIALAATERLRAVSVGRGDVNATATLPRPTNESSLRDAMDRVSISSRENGTVLVATVENVSVEVARGGRTVAADSVTTTVGVRTPVLALHDRTESFERRLDANALDGGTLDATVTTALWASAWTRGWSQYAGAPVDNVVSNDHAALATNAGVLLAEQQAFGATDADARGATGRDAVRVGAQSLLSQTGAPAAPELANALPAPNPDAESPASEVPTNRTINASVGSAADHALVGLLDGRGDAPAYDDVVADAHRAGVEIDAETDVLSRTEDPSENSGRGWTLVSISTDTSSSAETVPTRTPAVDADTVVVDAGSRIVTTVETTTRTFRRGNETLQTEARTETRTRVDLAAVVDPAAVSAPVRPIDPAATSGGALDGENFAAAADAAADMVVTRGGFDDIACDVVTGIPPEPRQTTAPMAAGLDRWVRSDLIALADRVRDRRVTVSARRVAAGEVNPAAELASDLRADRSDLVDAPAAYDGVADRARVTVRATYLDRVLATLDRRANQTAAASDAANNESKDAEFGSLSEAVRAEEVARAALGDSRADGANGTANESGVRFVPDADPMYLSLGGLDGAAVPTVARGGTYHPLVARNTNLFTLPYGDAADTVLEPLFGANRRVPLRVAARTLLAADSTLENTNATNETLADRRDRLETAVDRSVVPAEEAARHTLRDHTNHSVTERQRILERSLGAWDDPARRALAITNGSAARAIAVEAAAPGTVEADLLELRLDDAFRAVRSDRSTTVPQRLTNRTVETTRTARQQAVSDTATDAAMSATEDAVADRLNDTLDSRFDTSFKRIPAGMPVAPVPGSWYATVNVWDVAVAGEFAQFRVHARGDAESLTYARDGSTVALDWDDDGTAETVGRGDRVSFDVETTIVVAVPPSGVGVGDIDGNADERSEGWQGGPGCTVAADCPLDE, from the coding sequence GTGGTCGCCGTGAGACTCGCCGCCGACGACCGGGGGCGGGTTCCGTTCGCCCTCCTCGGCGTGTTACTGCTCGTCGGGAGCGCGACGTTCTCCGGCGCGCTCTCGGCCCACGACCCCGTGGCCGACCGCCGCGTCGACGACGCGATGGACCGAGCGACCGCGCAGGCCGACGCCGCCGTCCGCGCGGCCGTCGGCGACGCGGCGCGCGAGGCCGCGGCGAACCCCGTCACCTCGCCCGCGAACACGACCGCCGGGCGACTGCTCTCGGACGAGCACACCTTCCGCGACTATCTTCGGCTCCGAATCGCGCTGGCCGCGACGGAGCGGCTCCGCGCCGTCTCGGTCGGCCGCGGCGACGTGAACGCGACCGCGACCCTGCCGCGACCGACGAACGAGTCGAGCCTGCGAGACGCGATGGACCGCGTCTCCATATCGAGTCGCGAGAACGGAACCGTCCTCGTCGCGACCGTCGAGAACGTCTCCGTCGAAGTCGCCCGCGGCGGCCGCACCGTCGCCGCCGACTCAGTCACTACGACGGTCGGCGTCCGGACGCCGGTCCTCGCGCTCCACGACCGGACCGAATCCTTCGAGCGCCGCCTCGACGCGAATGCGCTGGACGGCGGGACGCTCGACGCGACGGTGACGACCGCGCTGTGGGCCTCGGCGTGGACCCGCGGCTGGAGCCAGTACGCCGGCGCGCCCGTGGACAACGTCGTCTCGAACGACCACGCCGCGCTGGCGACGAACGCCGGCGTCCTCCTCGCCGAACAGCAGGCGTTCGGGGCGACGGACGCCGACGCCCGCGGCGCGACCGGCCGCGACGCCGTCCGCGTCGGTGCCCAGAGCCTGCTCTCGCAGACCGGCGCCCCCGCCGCGCCCGAACTGGCGAACGCGCTCCCCGCACCGAACCCGGACGCGGAGTCGCCCGCGAGCGAGGTCCCGACGAACCGGACCATCAACGCCTCCGTCGGCTCCGCCGCCGACCACGCGCTTGTCGGCCTCCTCGACGGCCGCGGCGACGCGCCGGCCTACGACGACGTGGTCGCGGACGCCCACCGCGCCGGGGTGGAAATCGACGCCGAAACGGACGTTCTCTCTCGGACCGAAGACCCGTCGGAGAACTCCGGACGCGGATGGACACTCGTCAGCATCTCGACCGACACGTCGTCGTCGGCCGAGACGGTGCCGACGCGAACTCCGGCGGTCGACGCTGACACCGTCGTCGTCGACGCCGGCTCCCGCATCGTGACGACGGTCGAGACGACCACTCGAACGTTCCGCCGGGGCAACGAAACGCTCCAGACCGAAGCGCGAACGGAGACGAGGACGCGCGTCGACCTCGCGGCCGTCGTCGACCCGGCCGCCGTCTCAGCCCCCGTTCGACCCATCGACCCCGCGGCCACCTCCGGCGGCGCGCTCGACGGCGAAAACTTCGCCGCGGCCGCCGACGCGGCCGCCGACATGGTCGTGACGCGCGGCGGCTTCGACGACATCGCCTGCGATGTTGTGACCGGCATCCCGCCCGAACCGCGACAGACGACCGCACCGATGGCAGCCGGTCTCGACCGCTGGGTTCGCTCGGACCTCATCGCGCTCGCTGACCGGGTCAGAGACCGGCGCGTGACGGTGTCTGCGCGGCGAGTCGCCGCGGGCGAGGTGAACCCCGCCGCAGAGCTCGCGTCCGACCTCCGCGCCGACCGCAGCGACCTCGTGGACGCGCCGGCCGCCTACGACGGCGTCGCGGACCGGGCTCGCGTCACGGTTCGCGCGACCTACCTCGACCGCGTGCTGGCGACGCTCGACCGCCGGGCGAACCAGACCGCGGCGGCGAGCGACGCGGCCAACAACGAGAGCAAGGACGCGGAGTTCGGCTCGCTCTCGGAGGCGGTCCGCGCCGAGGAGGTCGCCCGCGCGGCGCTCGGTGACTCGCGAGCCGACGGCGCGAACGGAACTGCCAACGAAAGCGGCGTCAGATTCGTCCCCGACGCGGACCCGATGTACCTCTCGCTCGGCGGCCTCGATGGCGCTGCGGTCCCCACGGTCGCCCGGGGCGGCACGTATCACCCGCTCGTCGCCCGCAACACGAACCTGTTTACGCTCCCCTACGGCGACGCCGCCGACACGGTTCTCGAACCGCTGTTCGGCGCGAACCGCCGCGTTCCCCTCCGCGTCGCGGCCCGCACGCTCCTCGCGGCCGACTCGACGCTCGAAAACACGAACGCAACGAACGAGACGCTTGCCGACCGCCGCGACAGGCTCGAAACCGCGGTCGACCGGTCGGTCGTTCCCGCGGAGGAGGCCGCCCGCCACACGCTTCGCGACCACACCAACCACTCCGTGACGGAGCGCCAGCGAATCTTGGAGCGCTCGCTCGGCGCGTGGGACGACCCGGCTCGTCGGGCGCTGGCGATTACGAACGGCTCCGCGGCGCGCGCAATCGCCGTCGAGGCCGCCGCTCCGGGAACCGTCGAGGCCGACCTCCTCGAACTCCGCCTCGACGATGCGTTCCGAGCCGTTCGCAGCGACCGCTCGACGACGGTCCCACAGCGGCTGACGAACCGGACCGTCGAGACGACGCGGACCGCCCGCCAGCAGGCCGTCTCCGACACCGCGACCGATGCGGCGATGAGCGCGACCGAGGACGCGGTCGCAGACCGCCTGAACGACACGCTCGACTCGCGGTTCGACACGTCGTTCAAGCGCATCCCCGCCGGAATGCCGGTCGCGCCCGTCCCCGGCTCCTGGTACGCCACGGTCAACGTCTGGGACGTGGCGGTCGCCGGCGAGTTCGCGCAGTTCCGCGTCCACGCCCGCGGCGACGCCGAGTCGCTGACGTACGCCCGCGACGGCTCGACGGTCGCCCTCGACTGGGACGACGACGGCACCGCCGAGACGGTCGGTCGCGGCGACCGCGTCTCGTTCGACGTGGAGACGACGATCGTCGTCGCGGTGCCGCCGTCGGGCGTCGGCGTCGGTGACATCGACGGCAACGCGGACGAGCGCTCCGAGGGGTGGCAGGGCGGCCCCGGCTGTACCGTCGCGGCCGACTGCCCGCTCGACGAGTAG
- a CDS encoding DUF5791 family protein, translating into MLHDAAAEPGTLSADELRAAYGDEIRRAVDAAGTEPAAEAAGVSEAALSNGVLDLTLEQAAAVLELADGNPDADAIIWEFRDHLLMGMTSGILDVDTLASEVDLDLSGQEIQQAIEGRTAATLNELAAIHHVIAVRNER; encoded by the coding sequence ATGTTGCACGACGCCGCCGCGGAGCCCGGAACCCTCTCGGCCGACGAGTTGCGGGCCGCCTACGGGGACGAGATTCGCCGCGCAGTCGACGCCGCAGGGACGGAGCCGGCCGCCGAGGCCGCGGGCGTCTCGGAAGCCGCGCTCTCGAACGGCGTGTTGGACCTCACGCTCGAACAGGCCGCCGCCGTCCTCGAACTCGCCGACGGCAACCCCGACGCCGACGCCATCATCTGGGAGTTCCGCGACCACCTCCTCATGGGCATGACGAGCGGCATCCTCGACGTGGACACGCTCGCGTCCGAGGTCGACCTCGACCTCTCCGGACAGGAGATTCAGCAGGCCATCGAGGGCCGCACCGCCGCCACGCTGAACGAACTGGCCGCCATCCACCACGTCATCGCCGTCCGAAACGAGCGATGA